In a single window of the Cucumis melo cultivar AY chromosome 11, USDA_Cmelo_AY_1.0, whole genome shotgun sequence genome:
- the LOC103499698 gene encoding protein CASPARIAN STRIP INTEGRITY FACTOR 2-like, whose protein sequence is MFLKYKLSFIFILLLSTSFLSSICIAGRPSKLVPEVVANGGVVHEDAKRKTRGDEMEDIIHERLLRVNTKDYGRYDPAPAFVKPPFKLIPN, encoded by the exons ATGTTTCTTAAGTACAAGCTTAGCTTCATCTTCATCCTCCTCCTCTCAACCTCTTTTTTATCCTCCATTTGCATTGCAG gaCGACCATCTAAGTTGGTTCCTGAGGTTGTTGCTAACGGTGGAGTTGTGCATGAG GATGCAAAGAGGAAGACAAGAGGTGATGAAATGGAAGACATCATCCATGAAAGACTTTTGAGGGTAAACACCAAAGACTATGGAAGATATGATCCAGCCCCAGCCTTTGTTAAGCCTCCTTTCAAGCTCATCCCCAACTGA